A single region of the Schizosaccharomyces osmophilus chromosome 3, complete sequence genome encodes:
- the vps5 gene encoding retromer complex subunit Vps5 — translation MLGDSFYEADDEFNPFADAVSPLNPQSADVQTPTEPTHEISLNTHDANSKIREVSSPGKSFNVKSLPLETLTLDSAPLGPLDHSTSSTVNFENNPVGSSVHESPTVPAELSFSPNIPHGVHAVSHGLRISEVNPYSSEPLSAAQEESRQKENLDTTPDMGLTDAAPHSSDPSLAPAMSQKHKDSQVVAELEVPAVPPLNIQVHDPHTVSELAKSHTVYMVSSQMDSGSAQATEITVQRRYRDFDCLYQLLSNNYPGCIIPPPPEKQVVGRLDDDVVEHRRAALEVMLRKISSHPLLRNDSFFESFLQVDYFDTKLTNYVTPIDAASSSTNSGSSGLLDSFTSAFQTSSSSKYVEQDPWLAETKLSLDTLEIQLRSMYHAILVCIDQRLQFLSSIHDFGESLANLSLVDLDSSLSSQLDSLSQIQIELQFSQERKVAQDNLTLGVTIEEYIRNIESAKNAYTSRQKLWQVWQSSLQSLSRLDAQLDKSRKQSKFNQKSLPYLEGQVDKYRAKSSQLEQQFEKSTALLKHDLKQFSNNRVDDLKASVETWLESAIESQKELIDRWESFLE, via the coding sequence ATGCTTGGTGATTCTTTTTACGAAGCAGATGATGAGTTTAATCCTTTTGCAGATGCCGTTTCACCTTTAAATCCGCAATCTGCCGATGTGCAGACGCCTACTGAACCAACGCatgaaatttctttaaatacCCACGATGcgaattcaaaaattcgGGAAGTTTCTTCTCCGGGAAAGTCATTCAATGTAAAATCTCTTCCGTTAGAAACCCTCACGTTAGATTCAGCTCCCCTAGGGCCATTAGACCATTCTACTTCTTCCACTgtaaattttgaaaacaatccTGTAGGATCGAGTGTTCACGAATCTCCAACAGTTCCTGCCGaattatctttttcaccAAATATTCCTCATGGCGTGCATGCTGTTTCTCATGGGTTGCGTATTTCTGAAGTCAACCCTTACTCTTCAGAACCTTTGAGCGCCGcccaagaagaatcaagacagaaagaaaatctcGATACCACTCCTGATATGGGGCTCACTGATGCTGCACCTCATTCTTCTGATCCCTCCCTTGCCCCTGCTATGTCCCAGAAACACAAAGACAGCCAGGTTGTGGCGGAGCTAGAGGTGCCTGCTGTCCCACCTTTGAATATTCAAGTACATGATCCTCACACTGTAAGTGAGCTTGCAAAGTCTCACACAGTCTATATGGTGAGTTCACAAATGGATAGTGGTTCTGCCCAAGCCACCGAAATTACTGTCCAAAGACGGTATAGAGATTTTGACTGTCTCTATCAACTTTTGTCTAATAATTATCCTGGCTGCATAATTCCTCCTCCGCCCGAAAAGCAAGTGGTTGGTCGATTGGATGACGATGTAGTCGAACATCGCCGAGCTGCTTTAGAGGTCATGCTGCGCAAAATCTCTTCTCACCCTCTTTTAAGAAATGATTCATTTTTCGAAAGTTTCTTGCAAGTTGATTACTTTGACACAAAGCTTACAAACTACGTTACTCCCATTGatgctgcttcttcttccactAATTCTGGCTCATCTGGTCTACTTGACTCTTTTACATCCGCTTTTCAAacgtcttcttcatctaaaTATGTTGAACAAGATCCCTGGCTTGCCGAAACGAAACTGTCGTTAGACACTCTTGAAATTCAGCTAAGATCCATGTACCATGCTATATTGGTTTGTATAGATCAACGCTTGCAATTTTTATCTTCGATACATGATTTTGGAGAATCTTTAGCAAACCTGTCCTTGGTTGACCTTgattcttctctttcctcCCAGCTTGACAGTCTATCTCAGATACAGATAGAGCTTCAGTTTTctcaagaaagaaaggtaGCTCAGGATAACTTGACTCTGGGTGTAACTATTGAAGAATACATCCGTAATATAGAAAGTGCTAAAAATGCGTACACTAGTCGACAAAAGCTATGGCAAGTTTGGCAATCTTCTTTACAATCACTTTCTCGTCTCGATGCCCAACTAGATAAGAGTCGGaaacaatcaaaatttAATCAAAAGTCTCTTCCTTACCTAGAGGGTCAAGTTGATAAGTACCGAGCCAAATCTTCTCAACTAGAGCAGCAGTTTGAGAAGTCAACTGCTTTACTAAAACACGATTTGAAGCAATTTTCTAACAATAGAGTCGACG